The genomic region ttaaaatactattctaaaattaagttaatggACATAGATACGGGTAGAAAATGTGCTAATAGGAACAAAAGCTCCGATTTACATGCATTGTTTTTTATAAGAATGGTGATCAACTCCaacgaaaaaaataactaaaatcaaaagaatttaaaaaatgtaagaccaaaatactactctaaaaagttaaagaaggAACGTCAAATGATCTAAgttacaagataaaaaaacactaatatatatatatatatatatatattgccttttaagattttattatttgattccACATTTTTACAAagaataaaaactaataagataagtaaccaataaaattggaccaaaaaattcaagaacatTAATTTCATATCCCTTTAGCTTCATTCAATGAATTATCTGGTGAAGAAAATTCTTGGCGTCCAACAAACTCGCAGaagaataatgaaaataattactaattaaatataaagtacGTGAGTTTGACTAAGtttatgtttataaataattaactaccttcttatatataagctattaattaagatttaatGGCTTAAAAGAGATTTTTGGATCAACTATATACGTATAAGAtttgatcttattttaattaaaagaacttAAGACTAAGATGTCCAAATAATTaggggtgaatagcaatttacctcctgtgatattaaaaatgacctcactttttaaaataaagcaatttacctccttatacagagaagtaaattgcttcattttaaaaaacataggggggtaaattatcctattttaaaaaatatagagaggtaaatcattatttatttttttataaggggataatttactcatttgcgatatcacaaggagtTGCTTATATTTTTCCGAACTAATTAGTGATAGCAAATTAAGTTGTAACTTAATTATCATTTGCAtgatactttaatttgttCGATcgggaaaaataaatttataaagttatgaGACTTTAATTTCAAACATAAGGACACAAACTTGTCCgttgatatataaatatatatatatatatatatatatatatttgacttCTTTAGAACCACATATTTTGTTAGATTTTTGGTTGCCAGCATCAAATGATGGAGTTGTTTTATATACATCTTTAGTTTAGGGTTGAAAGAGAGGTTCTCTTGCATGGCTATCAATAATAGTGCTCATGATTAtcactataataattaatttatttattcatctttttctcttttgatcttcaccaaaatttaaaaaaataattagaaaagtaGTCAAAGGGTTAGATTTTATATATGGGCTTTACAAATTTTGCCAAATAAaagattcttcttttttttttataattaattcaaaggtTATGGCAAATGCATGCACACATTGATCTAGGGTAccatatcaatattattttattagggtTCTTGGGATTACTTGTTCTTTTTAGGAAGAATAATAAGAATATCCACATAATAGAATCTGGGGTTCATTATTAAAGATCTCATGATTGTGGTCCATAAGTTTGGAAATGATTGAACATGAATATTGAACTTGTTgatacattaataatttaattgtttagattaattatatgtagaacctttttaaaatgcaatattcctcttttttaaaataaaagaaaatcaaagtaCACTTACATGATACCCCGTTTTAGTACTCTTTATTTACAACTATACTCTTACTATTAGggattgaataaaaaatgcagacgtcgtaaaaaatttacataaacttTGAACTTCACTCCTTTTGTTGATGCCCATAAAATGAGCTGGTCGAAAGAGACAgcttaaaagaaataaatatcgCACGAGCACCTAAAAGAATAGATGGCCCAATAAACCTTAAAGGGTGCATGCCTGCAGGAAGCCTAATTTGAATAAGGGCCTAGGGTGTGTCGAGAAGCCCAATTCAAGTAGAGTCCCCAAAGAATCAAACAGAAAATGCCCATGAAGTAATTAAATTAGCCCAAAACATCCAACGGCCCAAATATAAGAAGGCCATTAGGTCCACAGAGAAATTTAGTAGTCTGTAATCCCCTATTCAAGGTAGAAGCTATATCACGTGGCGTCCACGGTGATTTAGGTGGCATCCGCGTAGGACCTCTGAACCTATATTCGAAGGCCCACAAAATCAGATAAGGACCATCCACCCTAGTGGGGACATATGGTGCCTTTAGCTAAATAATATCTATTTGCAAAGGGGTAAacataatatacataaattaaaagagtATAACGTAGTGAAATTGTTCCCAAATTATTGCCATTGAACAAAACAAACGATTGGAAAACACTAATCACACtgtcaataatttatacaaagtGTTGAATTAgatatagaattaaaagtttatatattttttttatttgaagtcaATATTTTCTGTTGAAACTCTGAAAAGAGGATacatttataaatgaaaaattctcaaatgggtgcaaagtgtaatttcaaaagtttttgggagaaagtataattacacaatataAAAAgggtctaaatataattaatttactattgATAATTTGTAGATTCTACTAAATCGTGTGAACAAAGCCGCGCAAATCCATCCACGAAAGCCGAATTCAAGATTATAATTCGAGCCCAAGATCCTCACCAGCTAATAGCCTATTGGGCTTGGGGTTGGAAATATCAAAGTAATATACAATTCAAGTCGTGGATATGATCCATGACATGAAGTTACCGGGTCGTGGGTCCGATCCGTGTCTTggtaattgtaaaaaaaaataatttttaagtcgAATTGTGGATCACATTCGCGACTCGAcatacttatattatatattttaaataaattatatttatataatttttttaatattatttaaataattaatcgtAAGTTATGTCGTGggaacttttttttgttatccAAATCGAATTTGAtcgaataaaattaattatactgtaatagattgtttttcttttttttttttttacccaaATCAGGCCTTATCAAACCAAATCGATCACACGACAAAAGTGATACGAttgatcatattttttgaattgtaaattaattacataacaaatatattgcacttattatataattgatttcaaACTGAAGTAAGAATAATTCAGAATTCATTCattgtttgatattttcacactcaatttattagaaaaaactCTTAGAACTTACTATATGttttttccatttcatttattttcttgtgtaATGTTACTTTCTACCTTTTAATATGCATTTACTAATATCAGAATAAATATGGCTTtgttatagttaattattacaattaaaagcaaaaatattataatgagtcattatttctataagtaaaattaaaatattaattttaattaaaattataaaaaatattttcataagtaaaattattgcGAAAGGTAAAAactatagtaaaaaattaaatttttgtattaattttgcttgaccataataataatattgatttgatattatttttaagttatggTGATTTATAGTAttgagaataattttttttcagtgTAATATATAATGCTTATTTAAATGTCTTTTTAATGGttctttaacatttttttattgcaatacCCTTTGATTAAACACAAACCTAACTTAGAggataattagattattaattttattagaaaaagtctgtaatttatttttacttttgatctcattaattacgagattctcacttttgtttccttaatttgtaaaaagtaGCAATTTTGATCCAACGACACCTTCTTGTTAGATGTTTAACAGAAAAGACCACGTCGCCATTAAGTGCTTGGAACTAAAagtataactttttaaaagttatggaaccaaaagtgagaattctgtaatatatgggaccaaaagtgtaaagaCTCTAAAAATTGTCATGCGCCAAGCACGtggtattttttgtcaaaatatataacgaAAAGATGTTCCATGACGAATAGTGCTACTTTTCAAATGTTACAGAAACAAACTTGGGAATTTCGTAATCAATGGGACcaattaaaagtgaaaaagttCTAAGTTACGGGACGAAAAATGTcacttttccattttattaaattgttattaaaatattaaaatttgatatttctcCTTCCTAATAGTTTGAACTTTTAGATGATGAGATTACTTAACATAGTATCAGAATTacgtcaaataaaaaattttgaattcgaatctcatcatttatttataaaaaaaatattttatttatagaatttgcacataaaaaaatatgttaagatattaatatcaaataatttttcagttaCGAGGAGAtgtattcaaatattaaattatgtaatattttgatttatattttctgcATGCATTATAGTCAAACATCTGTCACTCTATGCTTCCACGCGTCCGTATTCCCTACTGCTTAAGTACACATCCTACCTCCCATTGCATTTCCTCTCACACACACCGGAGTCGCGCCGTCCCCATGGCGGAGCAACCCCACGACCAGCGCCCCACCGACGTCATCAAGAGCTACCTCCCCGAAAAGGGTCCCTCCACCTCTCAAGTCCTCGCCGTCGTGACCCTCTTCCCCCTCGGCGCCGTCCTCCTCTGCCTAGCCGGTCTCATTCTTACCGGGACCATCATCGGCCTCGCCGTCGCCACCCCGCTCTTCGTCATCTTCAGCCCCATCTTGGTCCCCGCCGCCCTAACCATCGCCCTAGCCGTCACCGGTTTCTTGACCTCCGGAGCTTTCGGCATCACCGCCCTGTCCTCGATTTCGTGGTTGCTGAACTACGTTAGGCGAATGCGGGGGAGCTTGCCAGAGCAGCTGGATCATGCACGGCGGCGCGTGCAGGAGACGGTGGGCCAGAAGACAAGGGAGGCGGGGCAGAGAAGCCAAGATGTAATAAGACCGTGAGGTTTTTGGATATTAGATGTTGGTTAATTTGTGTgtttaatgtatatatgaggggttgaataagttaataaaattgcGGATTtggtacaatttttttcttgttaattgATGTATCCAGAGAAAAGCTATGGAAAATTCTTTcctaatttgatttgattgattatttgatttgaactGTATATCTTTAcatttgttctatattgattattttcgTTAATggtatactaattatattataaatatatattttcgttATAAGTGAATTAGCGTAGGTTAATACagtgtttataattttgttgtattgGAGCTcgatataaaattaaagtcatgtaataattattgttacatttgaataaataagacCACGTTGGGAGGTGGTAGAAAATTAGTCTCAAGATTTCATTTAGATTGCACTAAATGAAAATGACTTTTAAACCCTCACAAATTtgactaaataataataataataataataataatagtttatcgtctattaaattatttaaataatgatacAAAAGTAATTTGTTATCAAAAGCACatagatatattaaaataaatacatatctTGTTTCGACAATacatataagttaaaaataaatacatatctTGTTTCGATAATACATATAAGTTaacacttaattaattatacaggatctttttatcatttatttagttaaGGATAATCTTATCATTCATATACGATCCTCGAAGCGAATGAGGATGAGGCTCATTTGTTAGTCCACTAACAAGTTCAAGGGTCCAACGGAGTCAAAAGACTGGGGAAGGCTTCATGGACCTTTCTCCCGGCTATAGTCCAAGAAAATCAAAGCCCAAGAGAAGGACTTGCCCCTTGGAGACTCAGAGCGGTCAACACCTGACAACCAGCAAAGTAGTTGTCCAGGTGGACAGATATCATTCGAGCAGAACCTGACGAGGAGGATTAAGAGAGAGGACTACTCTGCTAAGGACTTTCAAATGGACTGGACTCCCTTAGACACCTTTATCCAACTGATCAGGAATCTAAGGGGGCCAACAACTTCCCCAACTCCCTTACCATTAGGGGACTTCGATTATAAAATCGGATTTGGCTTTCTCAACCAAGGGGGTGATTTTGTTAGGCATCCACAAGCAATTTCTACTATACACACCTATGTCATTCGTTATTTCCACCATAGCTTGCTATTCTCTATTCGTGTtctctttttctatattattatttcaatattacgTATTGATTTAGGTTTTGGAGTgctaacatatttttatatgtctCCATATTTTAAAGCTTGCAAAGAATTTGGCCGACCAATGAGCTCAAATCTATAAGTTATTCTACACGTGCACTTTTTCCACGCATCAAGTGGCATCGTTTATGGGAATATAGAACTAAGATGTGAAAACTAATGGAAGCTCCAAACAACAGCCTCAAGAAATAGAGGTTGTGGAGGTCACTGGGAATACTCAAGCTCTCCACGTAGTGACAGACACCTCATTAGCCCCTACTAGAGGACCAACGGTCGTAGGATCCCCTACAAAAGACAACACGTTGTCAAACACCTCATTAAGAGGTTGTCTCTAAGATTGATAGGGGCTATACAGGAGATTATTGCATCAGCAGCATGGGAACAATTGATAGCAGTGACACACATACCTGTAGCCTCTTTGGAGGCTGAGGTAGTCATTAAGAATGAGGCGCCCTAAGCCTAAAGGTCAGTGGCTCCCAAGAGGAGCAAGACTAGCCCCCAAAACTCCTAGAAAGAACTACACCTCAATAGATAACCCGCTTGGAGTGTTTACAGAAGGGATTTCATGACGTCCAACATCAAGTCATGGAGCATCATTGGAGAAACACCGTGGAGTCCCTTTAACTAAAGGGATCATGATGGACGAACTTTCTATGAACTGTTGGACTCCTGCCATTGCAGATTATGATAGCACCATAGATCCCCAAAAGCATTTGTCTCGTTTCAAGAACACGGCCCACTAGCACCATTACACGATGAGATCAAATATCGAGTTCCTGTCACCACTTTTGCAAGGGCTATCCAGCAATGGTTCAACCAATTGCTTCCAGACACGATTGGaagttttcaagaatttcgATCTTTGTTCTTATATTAGTTTAATAGTAGCAGGAAGCACCGGAAGACGGATCTTCGCAATCCACCAGAGAGACATGGTGTCCTTGTAGGATTATCTTCATAGATTTAACCCAACCGCCTTGGAAGTGTCCTCTGCCCTTTGAAGAACTATCTTCACAGATTCAACATAGCAGCGCTGGAAGTGCCTTCTACCACTTCTAGGATGGGGACTTCTTCATATCTTTAGCCAAGAAGCCTGCCTCCAAATTCAATGACCTCCTGGCCaaggaaacaaaatatatcaacatgGAGGATGTTCAAGCCTCCAAGAGAGAAGGACGTGCAGAAAAGCAGAAGGATTCCAAAGAGAACGCCTTCTCTAATAAACCAATGTCAAAGTTCCAAGATAAAAGTTCACCATTCAAAAAGGGGAACCCTGTTCACAGCCCTTTGAACACCCCTATCACTCAAGCACTCATGGCCGTGGAAGGCAAAAACCTGCTGGTTTGGCCTAAAACAGCTAGAGATGGTCCCACTTACtccaaatcaaacaaatattacTGCTTCCCTAATGACTATGGGCACACTACCAAGGAATACCGACATCTGAAGAATGAAATAGCACGACTCGttcaaaatcaatatttgtaagaatttgtgtgtcgAGAAAAATCTCATGGTACAAGCAAGAACAAGGCAAAGGAAAAATCCTGGAGAAACCTAGTCCAAATCCCCCCAAAAAGGAGACTCACAAGTCCTCGGTGCCTGGATGCTCCGAAAACCCTAACCCTCctcaaaaagaagaaatacaCATGATTGTTGGAGAACTTATAAAAGAAGGTTCACACAGAACCAAGAAGATGCAAATAATGGAGATAGAAAAGGTCGCCTCAGACGAGGTCTTAGATGTGGAGGAGGTGGAAGACAACCTGATCATCTAGTTTCGATACACTGAAAAAACCTGGTTGTTTGTCCCCCACAATGATGTCTTGGTCATTATGACCACCTTAGCCAATTATGAACAAATCGAATATTCACATATTCAGGCAGCTCCATTGATATCCTATTTAGCAAGGCATACGATCAAATGCAATTGGGGGATACCCTATTAGAAGTGGTATATACCTCACTATATGGTTTCGTAGTGGAGATTGTACGTTCTAAGGCATGATATCACTCCCACTCTTCTTGGGAACAGAGCCCTTTTGAAGAACTCGCCTTATAAGATTCTTGGTCGTAGATATCCCCTTAGGCGAACAACATAATTCTGGGAAGACCTACCCTCAACATGTTCCAAGCATTCGTATCCACTTTCATATGAAGATCAAATTCCTTATGTCCAGAAGAGTAGAGGAGGTCAAGGGGGACAAATTGTAGTCTAGCAAGTGTTCTATGGAAGCCATCCAAAAAggacacaaaaaaaatcttgaaaaattgTCTAGAGAAGAATCTCGAAAGAGACAATAAAAGGATCCTATACTATTTAAGAAGGTCGGTCCTCACAAGGAAGATCCAACCAAAGTCCAACCAGCAGAAGAACTCCTCACCTTGGAATTGGTGCTTGGAGATCATGAAAAGACCATCCGTATTAAATCCAAATGGAAGAGCAGATTAAGGAATACCTATTCAAATATCCCCGAAggaatattgatatatttgtaTAGACCCCTCAAGATATGGAGGGGATAGATCCCAACATTATCACGGTGGTGGATAGATCCCAATATTATCACGCACCACCTCAACATAGATCCTAATGTGATGCCAACAAAGCAAAATAAGAAGCATTTCAAGCCTAAAAAGGATAAGATTATTAAGGTTGAAATTGACAAATTTCTGGCGACCACGCacataaaagaaattcaatttccaAAGTGGTTGTCCAACATGGTGTTAGTCCCTAAACCTAGAAGTATTTTCGAAATTTTGACAAGGCTTGTCCAAAGGATTTCGGAGGGGATAGATCCCAACATTATCACGCACCACCTCAACATAGATCCTAATGTGAAGCCAACAAAGCAAAATAAGAGGCATTTCAAGCCTAA from Sesamum indicum cultivar Zhongzhi No. 13 linkage group LG3, S_indicum_v1.0, whole genome shotgun sequence harbors:
- the LOC105157251 gene encoding oleosin 18.2 kDa-like, which gives rise to MAEQPHDQRPTDVIKSYLPEKGPSTSQVLAVVTLFPLGAVLLCLAGLILTGTIIGLAVATPLFVIFSPILVPAALTIALAVTGFLTSGAFGITALSSISWLLNYVRRMRGSLPEQLDHARRRVQETVGQKTREAGQRSQDVIRP